Genomic DNA from Bryobacter aggregatus MPL3:
ATCATGGCCGATTGGATGGTAAAGAATCCCTTCTTCGCAGAAGCCATTGTGAATCGCATGTGGTCCTACTTCTTTGGTCGCGGCATCGTCGATCCTGTCGACGACTTCCGATCCACCAATCCGCCCACTCATCCTGCGCTGTTGAACGAACTCGCCGATTCCTTCCGGAATCATCGGCATGATCTGCGCGCACTCATCCGCACCATCGTCCTGTCGCGCACCTATCAACTCTCGAGCCAGACACGCCCGGATAACGCATCAGACCACACGAACTATTCCCACTTTCCCCCGCGTGCCCTCGATGCTGAAGTGCTACTCGATGCAATCAGCGACGTTACAGGCGTTGCGGAACGCTTCACAATCGGAATTCCGGACGGCCAGAGCCCGCCGCGCTACGCCCCTCTCCACACACGCGCGATCACGCTACGCCAGCCTGAGACTTTCTATTCCCGCTTCCTGGAGCTGTACGGCAGGCCCAACCGCTTGACCATCCCAGAACGCAGCGGCAAGGCGAATCTAGGACAAGCGCTGCACATGGTAGCAGGCAATGTCTACAACGAGAAGCTTGCCTCTCCGGCCGGACGCTTGCAACAACGCATCGACGCGGGCAAGTCCGATGCAGAGATCATTGACGAGTTCTATCTTGCTGCTCTCTCTCGTCTCCCCGAGGCCCAGGAGCGGAGCGCCCTCCTCAAACTCGTCAGCACCAGCAGCAATCGCGCGGAAGCACTACGCGACTTTGTCTGGGCACTCATTTGCTCACGCGAATTCGCAGAAAACCATTAGGAGTTACAACATGACCACCCGCAGAAATTTTGTTTCCGCCGGTTCTTTGGGGGCACTCGGAATCTCGCTCCCCCAATATTTGCGCGCTGCAGCAGCGAGCCCTGGCACTGGCAAGGCGAAGTCCTGCATCCTGTTCTGGCTCGAAGGAGGACCGAGCCAGGTGGATACCTTCGATCCCAAACCAAACTCTGCGTTCAAGCCAATCTCCACCAACGTTGCCGGCATCCAGGTATCAGAGTTATTGCCTCAGATTGCCAAGCGCATGAATAAGCTCTCGCTCGTCCGCTCCATGCACACGCGCGGCACAGACCATCCCCAGGGTTGCCACTATGCGATCACCGGGCACGAGTCGAATCCAGTGATGCAGTTCCCTTCGATCGGCTCCGTCATCGCCCGTGAGGTTGGGTCCCGCAACGGCATCCCGCCGCACATTCTGGTTCCGCAGTGGGCACAAAGCCGGCAGTATGAGCAGTACTTCGGATCGGGCTTCCTTGGTCCGGACTATGACCCGATGGCATTGCCCGACCCGAGCCGCAAAGACTTTCAAGTCACCGACCTGAGCTTGCCCAAGGGCCTCTCTGAGCAGGCTGTAGCAGGCCGGCAGTCCTTTCTCGATATCGTCGATCAGCGATACCGCAAGTTGACGCAAAGCGTCGAGCACTCCAACATGGACGGGTTCACAGCACAAGCTTGGAAGATGTTGTTGAACCCCGCTGTACGCGATGCTTTCGACTTGACCAAGGAACCAGATTCCCTGCGAGATCGGTACGGCCGCGACGCCGTAGGCCAAAGCGCTCTGTATGCACGCCGTCTTGTGGAAGCAGGCGCACGCTTTGTCACCGCAGCGGGTTATCACACGCTCGCCTGGGACACTCACGGGGATAACGACACCGGCCATCGGGATCGTCTTTGTCCGAAGTTTGATCGCACCTTAGCCGTCCTGCTCGATGATCTTGAGGAGCGAGGTCTCCTTGATTCCACCGTCGTGCTCGCAATGGGTGAGTTCGGCAGAACCCCGTTCGTCAACTCCGATCGCGGGCGCGATCATTGGCCCACCTGCTGGTCTCTGGCGATCGGTGGTGGAGGACTTACCGGCGGCCAGGTGATCGGTTCGAGCGATGCCACAGGAGGCAATGTCACCAGCCGTCTCACCAGCATGGGAGACATCTTCGCAACCGTCTATAAGGCCTTCGGCATTGATTGGACCAAGGAGTACGACACTCCCGTTGGCCGGCCCATCAAGATCGCAAACGCTCTCGACGATGAGACCGGCAAACCGTTGTCGGAGCTCTTCACCTAAGCGCACGCGATCCCCGCAAACTCGCATCGACGCTGCTTCCGAGCGGCGCGATGTGCTGCGTCATGGTGCAGCTTGCAGGCTCCATCGACACACGTTCAACGGGATGAACAGTATCGCTACGAACACGCTGCATTCGTTTTCCTCCACGTGAAAATAGACCAGATTGAACGGCACAGCAGGATTGAGATTGCCGTTCAAAAGGAGGCCTATGAGGCTAGTACTTGGTGGAGTTCGCATGAATCCAGGCCCGCCCGCACGCGGCAATTACCTACTTCTACTCTTGGCTGTTCTGCTGTCGCTGCCGCTCCTGGCACAGACCGGTACGGACGGCTCGTTTTTCGGAACTGTCCTCGATTCATCCGGCGCCGCAGTACCTCGCGCCGAAATTACGATTAAGCAACTCAACACCGGCCTGACCAAGACTGTCGCCGCCGATGAGACTGGAAACTTTGCCATCCCTGCCCTGCCCATCGGGCCATACTTCATCGGCGTTCGCTCTAAGGGCTTTAAACGATGGGAGCTCTCCCGTACAGAGCTCACGGTCGGGGACCGCAGCCGTCTCAGCCCTGTTCTCACGGTTGGAGACGTCGCCGAAACCGTTGCCGTCGAGGCCACAGCCGAAGTGCTCCAGACGGAAAAGACATCTGTCGAAACGGTTGTGCAGATGCGGCAGATTCGCGAGTTGCCGCTAGCCACACGCAACCCTCTCGCTCTTGTTGCGCTGGTGCCCGGCATGCGCTGGGAAAGCACACAGGATGGGGGCGAGCGCGCCACCTACATTCAAGGACAGGGCTTGCGCAACAACAAGGCCGGCTTCCAGTTGGATGGGCTGAACTCCAATGCCCCCATGGATGAGGGCGGCACAGCAATCCCGAACGTCGATACGATTGCCGAGTTCAACGTCCAGACCATGAACTTCACCGCAGAGAGCGGGCGCAATCCGATGCAGGTTTTGGTGGTCACCAAATCGGGCACCAACAATCTACATGGCGCGGCATGGGAGTTTGTGCAGAACGACGCCTTCAACGCCCGCAATACCTTCTCACCCACCATCGCCCGGGTGCGCCGCAACCAGTTTGGCGCCGCGGTAGGTGGCCCGATCCTCAAAAACAAAACCTTCTTCTTCGGCGCTTACGAAGGTACGATCATTCGCAACGCACGCATCTACAACAGTCTTGGCGTCACCCCTGCGATGAAAACCGGCGACTTTAGTGCGCTCAGCAAAACCATCATCGATCCTCTGACAAAGCAGCCCTTCCCTGGCAATCGAATTCCGGCAGATCGTATCTCTTCCGCATCGAAATACTTCCTGCCGTTGATCCTCGAACCCAATTCCTCAGACGGCTTCTTCAAGCAGAACGCCTCGGCGAAGAACGACACCCACGAAGGCACGCTCCGCATCGACCACATGATCACATCCGGCCAGCGGGTTTACGGCCGCTGGGTCACGGTACGGCAACCCCAGGATCAACTCGGTTACGTACCCAATCCGTCGATCACTGGCTTCTCGCAAGTGAAGCAGGACAACATCGGCGCCAACTACAGTTGGACTGTCTCGCCCAACATCTTGTTCACCGCCTCGGCCGGGGTGATGCGAACCAATAGCAGCTATACCAATCCGTCTCTTGGCAAGCAGAACGATGTTCTGCTTGCTGGCATCCAAGGCATCCCGACAGCAGGCCGTGAAGCTTGGATCGGCCCACCGGATATCAGCTTTGCGAATGGCTATACCGGCGTCAGCTTCCCTGGCGGTTGGGGCGTTCCTGGCTATCTCAAAGGCGACGTTCGCAATGGCAAAGTAGCAGTCAGCGCGATCCGTGGCCGCAATACGCTGGCCGCCGGCTTTGAGTACGGCGATTGGCACACCTTTGGAGAACACGGTTCAGCCGCAGCCCGCGGCTCCTTCGCATTTAACAATCTCTATACCAATGATGGATTCGCCGATTATCTACTTGGCTACGCCTCTTCCAGTAATCGCAACGATCCGCTCACCAAGTTCGGAACGGATAAGAGCCCTTACGCTGCCGGCTACATTCAGGACACCTGGCGCGTCAGGTCGAATCTGACCTTAGAACTTGGCATCCGCTATGAGCGCTGGCTGGCCCGCCACAACGTCAACGATGTCTCGAGTACCTGGGACCCCAAGCGAAACATCATGGTTACCGCCGTCGACTCGAATGGCAAGCCCAATCTCACTGCCTTCGCCGTCACTCCTTATCTGGCAGCAGCCACCAAAGGCCTCTTCATCACGGCACGCGAGGCAGGCATTCCCGATGGACTCTACGAACCCAATGGGAACTGGGCTCCCCGTCTCGGCGCAGTCTATCGCCCGTTCAAAAATGAGAACATCATCATTCGTGGCGGCTACGGCATCTTCTACAACAGCTACACGGGCAATCGCGGCGCCTCGACCGTGAATATTCCGCATTGGAGCCTCGAGTCGTTGAGTTTTAGTCCAACCACCTTGCAGCGATGGGAGACCATGTGGCCTGCCTCGCCCACGACCTTCGGGCCTGGCACCATCTATGCTCCCGCCTACAACCTCCGCCCCGCTCGCACTCATGAGTGGAACTTCACGGTACAAACCGCGCTGCCAGGACGCACCGCCCTCACCGTCGCCTACGTCGGCACACTGGTTGGCAATGAAGTTGGCGTTCGGAATTACAACGAAGCCACGACAGGCCTCCATACGAATCTACAGGCGGACCGCCCCTTCCCTGCCTTCGCCAGCATCCAGATCAATGAGAACTTCGGACGGAACTGGTATAACGCACTGCAGACCAAAGTGGAGCGCCGCTACTCCACCGGTCTCGCCTTCACCGTCTCTTACTCCTTCTCGCGTAGCATGATGTCGAATACACCAGACTGCGAAACCTGCGCGCTCACGCCTTACTCCCCCGATTGGTATAACCGAGGACGCACTTCCTTCGATCGCCGTCACATCGAGTATGCAACCGTCGTTTGGGAAGCACCCTTTGGACGCGGCAAGAAGTTCGGCACACAAATCAACCGTGTCGTTGACCTCATCGCCGGTGGATGGCAACTCAATGTAACCCAACAGGGGCAATCTGGTGCGCCTCTCAGTATCTCCGCAGGTACCCCGAGTCTGGGTAATTCCTGGACGCCAAGAGCCAATATCGTCGGGAATCCCGGAGTGAGCAATCCAAGTCCTGCCCTCTGGTTTAACACTGCCGCATTTGCAGCGCCGCCCGCCTACGTCTTCGGCAATTCCGGCATCGGAATCATCGAAGGCCCCGGCAACTTTGCCATCAATACGGGGCTTACAAAGAACTTCCACGCCACGGAGTCGAAGTACTTTCAGTTCCGCTTTGAGACCTTCAACACCACCAACCGCGTGAACTACAACAACCCAAGCACATCGCTGACCAGCGCAACCTATGGCAGGATCACAAGTGCCGGGTCGTCGCGGTACATGCAACTGGGACTGAAGTTCCTCTTCTAATCTCTATGGAACGGAGCGGGGTGGCGTCTCCACGTCACCCTGATCATCAACATGCTACTTCTTCTCTTCGCTGCTTCCGTCTGGTCTCCTGATGCACTGATGTCGCTACAGACCATCCATGACCCGCAACTGTCATCCGATGGAAAACAGGTTGCCTATGTTGTGCGTCAAGTAGACACAGCAGCAAACCGCTATCTCTCTACGATCTGGCTGCTCACCCGCGGCAAGTCCCCTCAACCCATGCCTGCCTCACATCCGACAGATGCAAGCCCACGCTGGTCTCCTGATGGAAGGCAGCTCGCCTTTCTCTCCCGTCGCAGCGGAAACTTGCAGATTCATCTCTCATCCGGACGGCAGCTCACCCAATCGACCACCGGCATCCAGTTCTTTCGCTGGTCTCGAGATGGCAGACAAATCGCCTATGTCGCCCCACGCCCGCTCTCTGCGGAAGAGCAACAGGATCGGGCTGCAGGCCGGGACATGATCATCGCGGGAAAGAACTATCGAGACAGCGCCATCGTCGTTCTGACCCTTGCGACAGGGGCCACGCAGACGCTGCATATCCCCAAGCACGTTCTGAGTTTTGATTGGTCTCCGGACGGTTCCAAGATTGCCTACGCGGCACAGAAGAATGGACGGGCGCAGCAACGCTTTCATGCAGACCTGTTTGAATATTCACTTGCCAAAGGAACCGATACGCCTCTTGTCGTGCAACCAGGACAGGATCTCTACCCTGTTTATTCCAACGACGGGAAGTACATCGCCTTCCATTCCCAGGTTGGCAGTCTCAGTTATTTTGGTCCGCGACAGCTGGGCGTGGTGCCTTCAGGTGGCGGCCCGATTCGCTACCTCACACAGACCTTGGACGGCGATGTATTTAGCGGAGGATCGAAGATCTGGTGGAGTCCCGATGACAAGGAGATTCGTTTCGGCGCTGGCAAAGGAAGCAGCGATTATCTCTATTCCGTCGATGTTGCAAACGCTCTCGGAAAGAGACTCGGGCACAGTGACACAAACTCATTCAGCATCAGTGCCGATGGACAGCATACCGCCCTCCTCCGCGACTCGGCGCTCTATCTCGATCAAAAGCTGCTTGTCGATCTGAAACCGCAGGGCATGCCTGCCTTCCAGACAGAAACAGTGCGATGGAAGTCGAAGGATGGCCTCGAAATCGAGGGAGTCCTTCGCTATCCGGTGAACTACGCAACTGGCAAGAAAGTGCCCTTGCTCGTTCTTGTTCATGGTGGCCCGACAGGTGTCGCGACAGAGTCGTTCCCTGTTCCCCGCATGTATCCGACGCAGGCCTTTCTTCAAGAAGGCTTTGCTACCTTTGAACCCAACTTCCGTGGCAGCATCAACTATGGTCCTGCCTTTCGGACGGCCACCATCCAGCGGCAGGGGTATGGAGACATGGACGACATCATGACCGGTGTGGATCATCTCATCGCCAAAGGAATCGCCGATCCCAACCGCCTCGGCATCATGGGCTGGAGCTATGGCGGCTTTCTCAGCTCCTGGATCATCACCCAAACCAATCGCTTCCAGGCCGCATCCCTTGGTGGTTGCAGCATGGATTGGGTCACTTACTACGGGATGTCGGTCGGCGGGGATGACGGCCCGCCTGAAGTCATCCACGAGTACTTCGGCGGCAAGCCTTGGGATCGCCTAGAAGCCTATTACCGGCACTCACAGCGTCCTCACTTAAAGAACATCAAAACGCCAACATTGCTCATGCGTGGCGAAAGAGATCTCGACAACGTGGCCGAACTCTATCTGGCTCTCACAGAATCCAAGATTCCTACGGAGTTCATTACCTATCCGCGCGAGCCGCATTCGATTGGCGAGCCCGCCCATCAGCGCGACATGATGACGCGCAACCTCGATTGGTTCAAGCGCTGGCTAAGGCCCTAGAAGTTGGAACCGACTTCATCCGCAAGGGTCCTGACATCGCAGAATGCTTGAGATCCGGCAACTTCACCAGCTCTGAGATCTGCGTTGCCGTATTCACCAACATCGACGCAAGATGTTGGATCGTTCCGCCGTGGATCTCATTTGTCGTACCAACCAGGCTCAGACCGCCAACAACCTTGCCGTCCTCAAACAGTGCACCACCAATACAGCGGATGCTGATTTCCTCTTCTTCATCGTCCATGGAATAACCACGCTGCCGGACGGTGGCCAGTTCCTGCTTCAGCCGCCTCATCGAACAGATGGTGTTCTCGTTGTGGCGCATAAACCCTTGTTCGCGCATGAGCGTTGTCAGGGCTTCTTCGTCCATGTAGGCCCCAATCGCTTTCCCGATGGCAGTGCAGTGCAAGCTCAATTGCTTGCCCACCCATGTTGCAATCGGTGGAACGCCTGCGGGAGTCATCTTCTCGATCAACAGGCAAGATCCATTCTCGAGAATCGCCATGTGCACCGTGAGACCAGACTCTTCTGAGAGCCGGCGCAGATAAGGTTTGGCTTTCTCACGAAGACCAATGCCATTCAAGGCCATACTGGCGACGGTGCAAATTCTCAAACTGACACTGTACTTGCCGGTCTTCGGATCTCGGATCAGATATCCGCACTGTTCGAGCGTCCGTAAAAGGCAAAAGGCGGAACTCTTGGGCAGGTCGAGGTAGCGCGTAATCTGCGAAAGCGTTAAGCCACCTCGCGACCGCGCCACGGCCTCTAAAACTGTCAAACCCCTCTCCAACGCAGGCGCCGTGGCCTTGGAAATATTCTCCATAACACCTCCGCGATAGTTCCTCAGAATAGGCTCAGCTCGTTAGAATGTCAACGATTCGGCCGATCCTGGCAATCGAGCCGTGCAGCTAATCGAACACGACCGGTTGAAGGAAGACGATCGTGATTGTGGGCGCGTTACCCTGCTTTCATGGTCGTCGACGTTCATAGCCACTTCTTCGAGTACCCACGCCACTTTTCTCCTGCATTTATTAAAGAATCCGTCCGCGGTCGCAACCGTGAGATCGATCTGACCGTTCGCTGGGCAGACTATGCCAAAGGAGCCACAAACGCCACACATACCGTCGTCTTTGGCGGCAAAGCAAAGCTCGCAGGACTGTGGGTGCCTGACGATGAAGTCGCCGCCTACGTTGCCACACAGCCAGGCCGGCTCATCGGTTATCTGTCGCTGGACCCCACTCAGCCGGGCTGGCAGGATGAACTCCGCCACGGCCATCAGGACCTGAAGCTCAAGGGCATTAAGCTGATGCCCATGTATGCGGGCTTCTATCCCAACTCCCGTGATCTGGACCCGCTCTGGGAATACGCCACACGCCACTCGCTCCCAGTTCTGCTGCATACCGGCACCACCTTCATCAGCAACGCGCCGCTCGATTGCACGCTGCCACGCTTGCTTGACGACGTCGCCATCCGCTTCCCGGAAGTGCGCATGGTCCTGGCTCACCTTGGTCATCCCTATGAAGGAGAATGCGTCGTCACGATTCGAAAACACGCCAATCTTTATGCGGACTGTTCCGCCTTACATTACCGCCCCTTCCAGCTCTATCATTCGTTGATGCTGGTGCAGGAGTATGGTGTGTGGGACAAGGTGCTCTTTGGTAGCGACTATCCCTTCACCACCGTTGACGCCAGTATCACTGGCATGCGCGCACTCAATGACATGCTTGCTGGGACCGCTCTGCCCCGTCTCGATATGGATGCCATGGAGAGACTCTTCACCAGAGACTCCTTATCCATCCTGGGCATCGCTCCCTAATTGTTCGATATCCGGAACACACTGCCTGCAAGAGCTTGCTGAGCGGACGAGAGGCCCCTTACGCTGAACACCATGGAACCCCGAGAGCACACAATCAGTCGACGAAGCGCCTGGGTGCTGGTCGCCTTGCTCTCGCTGGCCTTCGTCATCAACTATATGGATCGTCAGGTGGTATTTGCCATCTTCCCGATCCTCCGCCGCGAACTGCAGTTCTCAGACATTCAGCTCGGGCTCGCAGGCAGTCTCTTCACCTGGACCTACTCTGCAGCGATGCCGGTATCGGGCCGCTTAGCCGATATCTTTCCTCGTCATCGCCTGGTCATCGCCTCACTCATCTTGTGGAGCCTGGCAACCTTTGCCACGGCCTGCAGCCGCAACCTCAATGAGTTCCTCATCTCGCGCGTCCTCACCGGGTTGAGCGAATCGCTTTACGTACCAGCGGCTATCGCTCTCATCACGCAAGCTCATCCTGGCGCCACGCGCTCCCGCGCCTTGGCCGTGCACGGTCTGGCTCAGTTCGCCGGCATCACCCTGGGCAGTTGGTATGGCGGCTGGGCTGGAGAGGGAATCGGGTGGCGACCGGGCCTCTCGATCCTGGCGGCGCTCGGGGTGGCGTATTCCTTCGTCATCATGAAGTTCCTCCACTCTCCGGAACGCAGCGTTTCAGAGAAGAAGGAATCGGCTCAGGCCACGCCGCTTGCGTTACTGCGCTCCCCGAGTTTCATCGCTCTTTCGATCACCTTCCTCAGCTTCTGCGGCATGCTCTGGATGCTGTACGCCTGGCTGCCAACCTACATCTACGACCACTTCCATTTGTCTCTTGCGGAAAGCGGGCTCACCGCCACACTCTTTCTCCAGACCGGTTCTGCCTCGGGAGCCATGCTCGGAGGCTATGTCGGCGACACCTACGGGGCGCGGCGTCCTTTCGGCCGCTTCCACGTGTTGCTTTTCGGCCTTGTTGCCTGTGCGCCCTTCGCGCTTGGCACTTTCGCCGCGCCCTCACTTCTGTTGCTCAAGAGCTCAGCCTTTTGCTTTGGCCTCTTCGCAGGAATTTTTGTCTCGAATATCTTTGCCAGCGCTTACGATATCGTCTCACCCGGAAATTTCGGCTTGGCCGCCGGCATCATCAACATGGCAGGCGGCCTGGGCAGCGGCGCAGCCATCCTACTCACCGGCATTTGGAAGCAATCAGTTTCTATTTCGTCGCTGATGGCGATCGGCGCGGCCTTTGCACTGCTCATGGCCTTGATCTTCACGCTTACGCTCCGCCGCTGTACTCCCGCGATGCCAAATCGTCCAGCCACGGTGCCCGCTTAGAGGAGAAGACATCTCGTCCATGGCGAAGGAGGGGGGAGGATTTTCACGAGGCAGTCAATCGCGGTGAAAGTAAAACTTCCGTCGACGAAGACTTGAGGATTCAAGATTGCCACTGCGTATCGCCAAGGCCTCCTGCCGAATTCATCGCTTGTTTTTTTTAATACCGTTCCATCGAATGAACGTCGATTCTGATCGGAGCAATCAACAACCGCCACATCGTTTACCATCTCCACGATGCTTCTCGAAAATGCCACTTGGCCAGAGGTCGCCGCGCTCCCCCGCAACACCATCGTCGTTGCACCCTTTGGAGCGATGGAGCAACACGGCCCGCACCTACCCTTTCAAACAGATGCCCGCATCGCAACCGAACTTGTCCAGCGCCTCGACCAAGCGGTAGACGGCAGCGCCTTGATCCTGCCTGTCCAATGGGCTGGCTATTCGCCGCACCATATGGACTTTGCAGGCTCCATCACACTCACTGCGGAAACTTACATTCGTGTGGCGGTGGAGATTGCCAGCTCCCTCGCACACGCTGGATTCCATCGCTTCCTTTTGTTAAACGCGCATGGCGGCAATCGTGCGATTCTCGACGTCGCCGCCACGGAACTCCGCTTCCAGTTCCCTCAAGCCAGCTTCGTCACTGCCACGTATTGGAATGTAGCGCGTGCAGAGATCCAGGGACTTCGCGAATCCTCTGAGGGCGGCATGGGACATGCCTGTGAACTTGAAACGTCAATACTCCTTGCCATCTCCAAGCACAATGTCAGGCTGGAGTTGGCGCAGCCGGACGGAGCCTGGCCTTGCTCCGATTTCCTCGCACATGACATGCTCGGCAGCTCACAGATCGGCATCGCATCCGCCTTCTCGGAATTCACAAAGTCGGGTACAAACGGTGACCCTCGCACCGCCACTGCAGCGAAGGGAGAACAGTTCCTGAATGCAATTACCGGACGACTCGCTTTACTTCTCCGCCAATACCAATCGGGAGAATTGCTCCTCACTAAGTCCGTGCGTTAATACCCCAGCAAGATGAGCCATCACTCTCCGGCGTGGTGAGCTCAAAAGCCGGGAACGCGCGTCCTCGACGAACGCGCGACTCCTGGCCATCGACAATCCCTACAAGACACCATACTTCTTATAGACATCTGCAAGATATAGGCCACGCATCAGCTCATCGCGACTGTGGTTTTCGCGGTTCATCTTATCGGTCGCCCGGGTAATCACTTCACTCACAATAGCCGCAGGAACCACCACCACTCCATCAAAGTCGGCAAAAACAAGATCGCCTGGCCACACCGAAATCTCACCACATTCGATGGGCACATTGTAATCCGTCACCACGCCTCGCCCCATCGAGTCCACCGGCTTGATGCCAGTCGCAAATACCGGAAACTTCAGTTCTTGGATCTTGATCACATCGCGGACCAGGCCACCGATGATCGCCCCACGCGCACCACGAGCTTTCGACGCCGTAGACAGGAGCTCTCCCCAAGGTGCATTTCGCTCCGAGTCCCCCGTACTGACAACAACAACCTCACCCGGCAAGAGACTGTCTATCGCCTCAATCTCCAGCCCGTAGGGGTCTTCCGGGATTTCAAATACATCCATGCACTGCACGGTCCGTGCCCAGCCGGCACAGCGGAAGGTAGGATCAAGTGGCCTAAAATCCTTCCGCATCGCCTGGTCGCGA
This window encodes:
- a CDS encoding DUF1501 domain-containing protein encodes the protein MTTRRNFVSAGSLGALGISLPQYLRAAAASPGTGKAKSCILFWLEGGPSQVDTFDPKPNSAFKPISTNVAGIQVSELLPQIAKRMNKLSLVRSMHTRGTDHPQGCHYAITGHESNPVMQFPSIGSVIAREVGSRNGIPPHILVPQWAQSRQYEQYFGSGFLGPDYDPMALPDPSRKDFQVTDLSLPKGLSEQAVAGRQSFLDIVDQRYRKLTQSVEHSNMDGFTAQAWKMLLNPAVRDAFDLTKEPDSLRDRYGRDAVGQSALYARRLVEAGARFVTAAGYHTLAWDTHGDNDTGHRDRLCPKFDRTLAVLLDDLEERGLLDSTVVLAMGEFGRTPFVNSDRGRDHWPTCWSLAIGGGGLTGGQVIGSSDATGGNVTSRLTSMGDIFATVYKAFGIDWTKEYDTPVGRPIKIANALDDETGKPLSELFT
- a CDS encoding TonB-dependent receptor, with product MNPGPPARGNYLLLLLAVLLSLPLLAQTGTDGSFFGTVLDSSGAAVPRAEITIKQLNTGLTKTVAADETGNFAIPALPIGPYFIGVRSKGFKRWELSRTELTVGDRSRLSPVLTVGDVAETVAVEATAEVLQTEKTSVETVVQMRQIRELPLATRNPLALVALVPGMRWESTQDGGERATYIQGQGLRNNKAGFQLDGLNSNAPMDEGGTAIPNVDTIAEFNVQTMNFTAESGRNPMQVLVVTKSGTNNLHGAAWEFVQNDAFNARNTFSPTIARVRRNQFGAAVGGPILKNKTFFFGAYEGTIIRNARIYNSLGVTPAMKTGDFSALSKTIIDPLTKQPFPGNRIPADRISSASKYFLPLILEPNSSDGFFKQNASAKNDTHEGTLRIDHMITSGQRVYGRWVTVRQPQDQLGYVPNPSITGFSQVKQDNIGANYSWTVSPNILFTASAGVMRTNSSYTNPSLGKQNDVLLAGIQGIPTAGREAWIGPPDISFANGYTGVSFPGGWGVPGYLKGDVRNGKVAVSAIRGRNTLAAGFEYGDWHTFGEHGSAAARGSFAFNNLYTNDGFADYLLGYASSSNRNDPLTKFGTDKSPYAAGYIQDTWRVRSNLTLELGIRYERWLARHNVNDVSSTWDPKRNIMVTAVDSNGKPNLTAFAVTPYLAAATKGLFITAREAGIPDGLYEPNGNWAPRLGAVYRPFKNENIIIRGGYGIFYNSYTGNRGASTVNIPHWSLESLSFSPTTLQRWETMWPASPTTFGPGTIYAPAYNLRPARTHEWNFTVQTALPGRTALTVAYVGTLVGNEVGVRNYNEATTGLHTNLQADRPFPAFASIQINENFGRNWYNALQTKVERRYSTGLAFTVSYSFSRSMMSNTPDCETCALTPYSPDWYNRGRTSFDRRHIEYATVVWEAPFGRGKKFGTQINRVVDLIAGGWQLNVTQQGQSGAPLSISAGTPSLGNSWTPRANIVGNPGVSNPSPALWFNTAAFAAPPAYVFGNSGIGIIEGPGNFAINTGLTKNFHATESKYFQFRFETFNTTNRVNYNNPSTSLTSATYGRITSAGSSRYMQLGLKFLF
- a CDS encoding alpha/beta hydrolase family protein; the protein is MLLLLFAASVWSPDALMSLQTIHDPQLSSDGKQVAYVVRQVDTAANRYLSTIWLLTRGKSPQPMPASHPTDASPRWSPDGRQLAFLSRRSGNLQIHLSSGRQLTQSTTGIQFFRWSRDGRQIAYVAPRPLSAEEQQDRAAGRDMIIAGKNYRDSAIVVLTLATGATQTLHIPKHVLSFDWSPDGSKIAYAAQKNGRAQQRFHADLFEYSLAKGTDTPLVVQPGQDLYPVYSNDGKYIAFHSQVGSLSYFGPRQLGVVPSGGGPIRYLTQTLDGDVFSGGSKIWWSPDDKEIRFGAGKGSSDYLYSVDVANALGKRLGHSDTNSFSISADGQHTALLRDSALYLDQKLLVDLKPQGMPAFQTETVRWKSKDGLEIEGVLRYPVNYATGKKVPLLVLVHGGPTGVATESFPVPRMYPTQAFLQEGFATFEPNFRGSINYGPAFRTATIQRQGYGDMDDIMTGVDHLIAKGIADPNRLGIMGWSYGGFLSSWIITQTNRFQAASLGGCSMDWVTYYGMSVGGDDGPPEVIHEYFGGKPWDRLEAYYRHSQRPHLKNIKTPTLLMRGERDLDNVAELYLALTESKIPTEFITYPREPHSIGEPAHQRDMMTRNLDWFKRWLRP
- a CDS encoding IclR family transcriptional regulator produces the protein MENISKATAPALERGLTVLEAVARSRGGLTLSQITRYLDLPKSSAFCLLRTLEQCGYLIRDPKTGKYSVSLRICTVASMALNGIGLREKAKPYLRRLSEESGLTVHMAILENGSCLLIEKMTPAGVPPIATWVGKQLSLHCTAIGKAIGAYMDEEALTTLMREQGFMRHNENTICSMRRLKQELATVRQRGYSMDDEEEEISIRCIGGALFEDGKVVGGLSLVGTTNEIHGGTIQHLASMLVNTATQISELVKLPDLKHSAMSGPLRMKSVPTSRALASA
- a CDS encoding amidohydrolase family protein — translated: MVVDVHSHFFEYPRHFSPAFIKESVRGRNREIDLTVRWADYAKGATNATHTVVFGGKAKLAGLWVPDDEVAAYVATQPGRLIGYLSLDPTQPGWQDELRHGHQDLKLKGIKLMPMYAGFYPNSRDLDPLWEYATRHSLPVLLHTGTTFISNAPLDCTLPRLLDDVAIRFPEVRMVLAHLGHPYEGECVVTIRKHANLYADCSALHYRPFQLYHSLMLVQEYGVWDKVLFGSDYPFTTVDASITGMRALNDMLAGTALPRLDMDAMERLFTRDSLSILGIAP
- a CDS encoding MFS transporter, which gives rise to MEPREHTISRRSAWVLVALLSLAFVINYMDRQVVFAIFPILRRELQFSDIQLGLAGSLFTWTYSAAMPVSGRLADIFPRHRLVIASLILWSLATFATACSRNLNEFLISRVLTGLSESLYVPAAIALITQAHPGATRSRALAVHGLAQFAGITLGSWYGGWAGEGIGWRPGLSILAALGVAYSFVIMKFLHSPERSVSEKKESAQATPLALLRSPSFIALSITFLSFCGMLWMLYAWLPTYIYDHFHLSLAESGLTATLFLQTGSASGAMLGGYVGDTYGARRPFGRFHVLLFGLVACAPFALGTFAAPSLLLLKSSAFCFGLFAGIFVSNIFASAYDIVSPGNFGLAAGIINMAGGLGSGAAILLTGIWKQSVSISSLMAIGAAFALLMALIFTLTLRRCTPAMPNRPATVPA
- a CDS encoding creatininase family protein, translating into MLLENATWPEVAALPRNTIVVAPFGAMEQHGPHLPFQTDARIATELVQRLDQAVDGSALILPVQWAGYSPHHMDFAGSITLTAETYIRVAVEIASSLAHAGFHRFLLLNAHGGNRAILDVAATELRFQFPQASFVTATYWNVARAEIQGLRESSEGGMGHACELETSILLAISKHNVRLELAQPDGAWPCSDFLAHDMLGSSQIGIASAFSEFTKSGTNGDPRTATAAKGEQFLNAITGRLALLLRQYQSGELLLTKSVR